The Spirochaetota bacterium genome includes a region encoding these proteins:
- a CDS encoding phosphoribosylformylglycinamidine synthase, which produces MDTASFRIEVFYKIEDTRSRTLLGKLKRLGFPVDGVSITENYLVNAPLDDSRIELVAGALASPVTQDYRVNEPYVPARFTFAVEIGFLPGVTDNVSHTVREIIEDMFRTHLDPETAVFTSTTFFLDGALGPADAQRAGLELSNPLIQRMKVLTREEYIGAGGMGRELPVVHIRERAQADTVSLDLPDEELLKLGKEGIPDTDGGRRGPLALDMLSLNAIRNYFTKIEKRDPTDVELESIAQTWSEHCKHTIFAAKLDELDEGIFRRYIREATIRIRREKGADDFCVSVFEDNAGGIDFDENYVIADKVETHNSPSALDPFGGAITGIVGVNRDAIGFGMASKPVANRYGFCFADPFDESPLFREKNPESRLLPPRRIMEGVINGVNVGGNCSGIPTPQGFVYFDDRYKGKPLVFVGTIGLIPKTVNGRASTVKKAMPGDRIVMVGGRVGRDGIHGATFSSEALSSGSPATAVQIGDPITQKKLSDAIVKEARDRGLYTSITDNGAGGLSCSVAEMAKESGGFRVDLEKVPLKYPGLSPWQIWVSESQERMTLSVPAGTCGEFIALMEKRGVEATVIGEFTAGPRGIVSHNGKTVFDLDMDFLHNGLPKKNLSTSAPARPQGTAPLPEPPDYARLFVEMTGTLNTAGFEFISTQYDHEVQAGSVIKPLQGKGRVNGSATVVRPVLDSMKGVVLSQGLYPSYSELDPYLMAACSIDTAIRNAVAAGGTLERMALLDNFCWCDSDNPARLSQLKDAARACYDYAIAYGAPFISGKDSMYNDFKGYDEKFAPVKISVPPTLLISSFGVVPDVRACQTMDFKIAGDALYVLGVTRDETAGSEYAMLAGRRAGGTLFRGTVPGVDAASFAALYRAYTAVLRAGLIASGISLERGGFGVALARSAMAGMLGARVELTRLPAEGSPRADTLLYAESQGRMLVSVDPARAAEFETAMTGFPCARIGEVTEAPVIEIGQAGRALARVAIEECLSSYRGRFGNF; this is translated from the coding sequence ATGGATACCGCCAGTTTCCGCATAGAGGTTTTCTATAAAATAGAGGACACCCGCAGCCGGACGCTCCTGGGCAAGCTGAAACGCCTTGGCTTCCCGGTGGACGGCGTGAGCATCACCGAAAACTACCTGGTGAACGCGCCGCTCGACGATTCGCGCATCGAACTTGTCGCGGGGGCGCTCGCGAGCCCCGTTACCCAGGACTATCGCGTGAACGAGCCGTACGTCCCCGCGCGGTTCACCTTCGCCGTCGAGATCGGCTTTCTCCCGGGCGTGACTGACAACGTGTCGCACACCGTCCGCGAGATCATCGAGGACATGTTCAGGACGCACCTGGACCCGGAGACCGCGGTCTTTACCTCCACGACGTTTTTCCTGGACGGCGCTTTGGGTCCCGCGGACGCGCAGAGGGCCGGCCTGGAGCTTTCGAACCCGCTCATACAGCGGATGAAGGTGCTCACCCGCGAGGAGTATATCGGCGCCGGGGGTATGGGGAGGGAACTCCCGGTGGTGCACATCCGTGAACGCGCGCAGGCGGACACCGTGAGCCTGGACCTCCCCGACGAGGAGCTCCTGAAACTCGGGAAGGAGGGAATACCCGATACGGACGGCGGACGCAGGGGCCCCCTCGCGCTCGACATGCTGTCGCTCAACGCGATACGGAACTATTTCACGAAAATCGAAAAGCGCGATCCCACCGACGTGGAGCTCGAGTCCATCGCCCAGACCTGGTCCGAGCACTGCAAGCACACCATCTTCGCGGCGAAGCTGGACGAGCTTGACGAGGGGATCTTCCGCCGCTACATCCGCGAGGCGACGATACGGATCCGCCGCGAAAAGGGCGCCGACGACTTCTGCGTATCCGTCTTCGAGGACAACGCCGGCGGGATCGACTTCGACGAGAACTACGTGATCGCCGACAAGGTCGAGACGCACAACAGCCCGAGCGCACTCGATCCGTTCGGGGGCGCGATCACCGGGATCGTGGGCGTGAACCGCGACGCGATCGGGTTCGGCATGGCCTCCAAGCCCGTGGCCAACCGCTACGGCTTCTGTTTCGCCGATCCCTTCGACGAGAGCCCGCTCTTCCGCGAAAAAAATCCCGAATCGAGACTCCTTCCGCCGCGCCGCATCATGGAGGGGGTGATCAACGGGGTGAACGTGGGCGGGAACTGCTCCGGCATCCCCACGCCGCAGGGCTTCGTGTACTTCGACGACCGCTACAAGGGGAAGCCGCTGGTTTTCGTGGGGACGATCGGCCTCATACCAAAAACGGTGAACGGGCGCGCCTCCACCGTGAAGAAGGCTATGCCGGGCGACCGCATCGTCATGGTGGGGGGACGCGTGGGGCGCGACGGCATACACGGCGCCACCTTCTCGTCCGAGGCGCTCTCCTCCGGGAGCCCCGCGACCGCGGTCCAGATAGGGGACCCCATCACCCAGAAAAAACTTTCGGACGCCATCGTCAAGGAGGCGCGCGACCGCGGCCTCTACACATCCATAACCGACAACGGCGCGGGCGGGCTCTCCTGCTCGGTCGCGGAAATGGCGAAGGAATCGGGCGGTTTCCGCGTGGACCTCGAAAAGGTTCCGCTCAAGTACCCCGGGCTCTCCCCGTGGCAGATCTGGGTGAGCGAATCGCAGGAGCGCATGACGCTGTCGGTGCCCGCCGGGACGTGCGGCGAGTTCATCGCGCTCATGGAGAAGCGCGGCGTCGAGGCGACGGTTATCGGCGAGTTCACGGCCGGTCCGCGCGGGATAGTATCGCATAACGGGAAAACCGTGTTCGACCTCGACATGGATTTCCTGCACAACGGGCTCCCCAAAAAGAACCTGAGTACATCGGCCCCCGCCCGCCCGCAGGGCACCGCGCCCCTCCCCGAGCCCCCGGACTACGCGCGGCTTTTCGTCGAGATGACGGGCACCCTCAACACCGCGGGCTTCGAGTTCATATCGACGCAGTATGACCACGAGGTGCAGGCGGGCTCCGTGATAAAACCGCTGCAGGGGAAGGGAAGGGTGAACGGGAGCGCGACGGTCGTGCGCCCGGTGCTGGATTCCATGAAGGGGGTGGTGCTCTCACAGGGGCTCTACCCGTCCTACAGCGAGCTCGATCCGTATCTCATGGCGGCCTGTTCCATCGACACGGCTATCCGCAACGCCGTCGCGGCGGGAGGGACCCTCGAGCGCATGGCGCTCCTCGATAACTTCTGCTGGTGCGATTCCGACAACCCCGCGCGGCTTTCCCAGCTCAAGGATGCCGCGCGCGCGTGCTACGATTACGCGATCGCGTACGGCGCGCCGTTTATCTCCGGGAAAGACAGCATGTACAACGATTTCAAGGGCTACGATGAGAAGTTCGCGCCGGTGAAGATATCGGTCCCGCCCACGCTGCTCATTTCGTCGTTCGGCGTCGTTCCCGACGTGCGCGCGTGCCAGACGATGGATTTCAAGATCGCCGGCGACGCGCTCTATGTCCTGGGCGTTACGCGCGATGAGACCGCGGGAAGCGAATACGCCATGCTCGCGGGGCGGCGCGCGGGAGGGACGCTCTTCCGGGGAACGGTGCCCGGCGTGGACGCGGCCTCGTTCGCGGCGCTCTACCGCGCGTACACGGCGGTGCTGCGCGCGGGTCTCATCGCATCGGGCATTTCGCTCGAGCGGGGCGGCTTCGGGGTCGCGCTCGCCAGGTCCGCCATGGCGGGGATGCTGGGCGCACGCGTGGAGCTTACAAGGCTGCCCGCGGAGGGAAGCCCGCGCGCCGATACGCTTCTCTACGCCGAATCGCAGGGGCGCATGCTGGTTTCCGTTGACCCGGCCCGCGCCGCGGAATTCGAAACGGCAATGACGGGATTTCCGTGCGCGCGTATCGGCGAGGTGACGGAAGCGCCCGTGATCGAGATCGGGCAGGCGGGACGCGCGCTCGCGCGCGTCGCGATCGAAGAATGCCTCTCCTCATACAGGGGACGCTTCGGGAATTTTTGA
- a CDS encoding ATP-binding protein, whose protein sequence is MYIDRELLRSIHEYLLPNKVLIIYGPRRAGKTTLIGKYLESVSEPYLLLTGDDIFVRESFAVHSIEKLKDAIGTVGLLVIDEAQKIRDIGMALKLIVDHMPGIKVMATGSSSFELARSTGEPLTGRKHTVRLFPLSQMEIMVTENPPQTEANLEKRLIYGGYPEAVVGEDNRMRERYLKELVSSYLYKDILELDGVRHSDKIARMLRLLAFQIGRDVSFTEIGTTLGMSKNTAERYLDLLEKAFVIFRLSGFSRNSRKEIVKNGRYFFWDNGVRNALINNYNPIALRDDIGSLWENYIISERIKKQEYRGIISNNYFWRTYAKEEIDFVEEREGRLFGYEIKWSADRTKPPKGWNEMYPDAVYECVTRGNYRSFIA, encoded by the coding sequence ATGTATATTGACCGCGAACTTCTGCGCAGTATTCATGAGTATCTGCTGCCCAACAAGGTGTTGATCATTTATGGGCCCAGGCGGGCGGGAAAAACGACCCTGATCGGGAAATATCTTGAGAGCGTTTCGGAGCCCTACCTGCTGCTGACGGGGGACGATATTTTCGTCAGGGAATCGTTCGCCGTCCATTCAATAGAGAAGCTCAAGGATGCAATCGGGACCGTGGGGCTTCTGGTGATCGATGAGGCCCAGAAAATCAGGGATATCGGCATGGCCCTCAAATTGATCGTCGACCATATGCCCGGCATCAAGGTGATGGCGACGGGATCATCCAGCTTCGAGCTGGCGCGATCGACGGGGGAACCGCTTACCGGCAGGAAACACACCGTGCGATTGTTTCCGCTGTCCCAGATGGAGATTATGGTCACGGAGAATCCTCCGCAGACAGAGGCCAACCTGGAAAAAAGGCTCATCTATGGAGGATATCCGGAAGCCGTTGTGGGCGAAGACAATAGAATGAGGGAGCGCTACCTGAAAGAGCTGGTAAGTTCATATCTTTACAAGGACATCCTGGAACTCGATGGGGTCCGCCACTCCGATAAAATCGCGCGCATGCTTCGCCTTCTCGCTTTCCAGATCGGCAGGGATGTTTCGTTTACGGAGATCGGGACCACTCTGGGAATGAGTAAGAATACCGCCGAGCGCTATCTCGATCTTCTCGAGAAGGCCTTCGTTATTTTCAGGCTTTCAGGATTCAGCAGAAACAGCCGGAAGGAGATTGTGAAAAACGGCCGGTATTTTTTCTGGGACAACGGTGTGAGGAACGCGCTGATAAACAACTATAATCCGATCGCGCTGCGCGATGATATCGGTTCCCTCTGGGAAAACTATATCATCTCCGAAAGAATAAAAAAGCAGGAGTACAGGGGCATCATTTCCAACAATTATTTCTGGCGTACCTACGCGAAAGAGGAGATTGATTTTGTCGAGGAACGGGAGGGAAGGCTTTTCGGGTACGAGATCAAATGGAGCGCCGACAGGACAAAACCCCCTAAGGGCTGGAATGAAATGTATCCCGATGCCGTGTACGAGTGCGTTACACGGGGTAATTACCGGTCATTTATCGCCTGA
- a CDS encoding hybrid sensor histidine kinase/response regulator codes for MLIAPRERPQARMDKSAITILVVDDEEKILSRLERILAKEGYRTDTSPNGADAAAKISGTEYDIVLTDINMPDKSGFEIMEHIRVTGSAALPLVLTGYASVESAIRAIKLGAYDFIQKPIDAETLKLVVHRAAERVLLARQNEQNLKELKTLNELKDEFLSVVSHDLRSPLSAIGGYANYLMKKDIQPAHRRYLEIIAEIASNLYSLVNELLDVTRIETGVIRLDKEETDLGELIDKSIMNFIILASDKNTSIRFHNALANPLAKIDRMKILQTVNNLINNAVKFTENGTITIRAGEQDGEDGIIVSIQDTGVGMHPDHLARLFDKYALFHKEGTRGEGGTGLGLVICKRFIELHGGSIRVTSDAGLGSTFEFTLPREGVS; via the coding sequence ATGCTCATCGCACCCCGGGAACGACCCCAGGCACGAATGGATAAGAGCGCCATAACCATACTCGTCGTGGACGATGAAGAAAAGATCCTCTCCCGCCTGGAGCGCATCCTCGCGAAGGAGGGATACCGCACCGACACCTCCCCCAACGGCGCGGATGCGGCGGCGAAGATCAGCGGGACGGAATACGACATCGTGCTCACCGACATCAACATGCCCGACAAGAGCGGTTTCGAGATCATGGAACATATCCGCGTGACGGGCTCCGCCGCGCTGCCGCTGGTGCTCACCGGGTACGCGTCCGTGGAAAGCGCGATCAGGGCGATCAAACTGGGGGCCTACGATTTTATCCAGAAGCCAATCGACGCCGAGACGCTCAAGCTCGTGGTGCACCGCGCCGCAGAGCGCGTGCTGCTCGCACGCCAGAACGAGCAAAACCTTAAAGAGCTGAAGACCTTGAACGAGCTCAAGGACGAGTTCCTCTCCGTGGTGTCGCATGACCTGCGCTCGCCCCTATCGGCTATCGGCGGGTACGCCAACTACCTGATGAAGAAAGACATCCAGCCGGCGCACCGGCGCTACCTCGAGATCATCGCCGAGATCGCCTCGAACCTGTACTCGCTGGTGAACGAACTGCTGGACGTCACCCGGATCGAGACGGGGGTGATCCGGCTCGATAAGGAGGAAACCGACCTGGGCGAGCTCATCGACAAGAGCATCATGAACTTCATAATACTCGCGTCCGACAAAAACACGAGCATACGATTCCACAACGCGCTCGCGAATCCCCTGGCGAAAATAGACCGCATGAAAATACTACAGACCGTCAACAACCTGATCAACAACGCGGTGAAATTCACCGAGAACGGAACCATCACGATCCGCGCCGGTGAACAGGACGGGGAGGACGGCATCATCGTGTCCATCCAGGACACGGGCGTGGGCATGCATCCCGACCACCTCGCGCGCCTGTTCGACAAGTACGCCCTTTTCCATAAAGAGGGCACGCGCGGCGAGGGCGGGACCGGCCTGGGGCTCGTCATCTGCAAGCGCTTTATTGAGCTCCACGGCGGGAGCATTCGCGTGACGAGCGACGCGGGACTCGGGAGCACCTTCGAGTTCACCCTGCCCAGGGAGGGCGTATCATGA
- a CDS encoding HAMP domain-containing protein: MTGIGGFSLRVTIVLAALFLAAVLALALGFNFIAVESARTLRETLRSGSDALQRERTVLLVERLKADPVGGARDLAAKLRVHARADTGILHALIYARTPDDNFFELLESVSLNPGFRVQLPESRIVQEEKEMNFLRRALVSAVTDPETRRADGLYWQTVYTPIPVLGKIHVLQLFVSVTGQYGNFAEYTEHSDTARALVAGLAALIALLLAGAGWLLAHNYSILVRGLSSHMDRAAKGDLSISLRPTSDTELASLALSFNTLIGEMRGLKETRDREQATEETGSDTAGSTNGTGESSQDAPARTAGDANRAGISAAPAGETDTAEKPGEPEPNTREQVASPAPEEPHPDPYDEIFKHGVALLKEQRTADAIDIFRALIVMTPSGFGSLFNLGVAYARAREYALSASMFRRSLEVQPDHETARQYLAKVERFGAGEDRHDGHTG; encoded by the coding sequence ATGACCGGGATCGGGGGCTTTTCGCTCAGGGTGACGATCGTTCTTGCGGCGTTGTTCCTGGCCGCGGTGCTTGCGCTCGCCCTGGGATTCAACTTCATCGCGGTCGAGAGCGCGCGCACGCTGCGCGAAACGCTCAGGTCCGGCTCCGACGCCCTCCAGAGGGAAAGGACCGTCCTCCTCGTCGAGCGCCTCAAGGCCGATCCGGTTGGAGGGGCGCGCGACCTCGCCGCGAAGCTCCGCGTCCACGCCCGCGCCGACACGGGCATCCTGCACGCGCTTATCTACGCGCGCACCCCCGACGATAATTTCTTCGAGCTCCTGGAGAGCGTCTCCCTGAATCCCGGCTTCCGCGTCCAGCTCCCTGAATCCCGCATCGTGCAGGAAGAGAAGGAGATGAACTTCCTGCGCCGCGCCCTGGTGAGCGCCGTCACAGATCCCGAAACCCGCCGCGCCGACGGACTCTACTGGCAGACCGTGTATACGCCCATCCCGGTCCTGGGAAAAATCCACGTCCTGCAGCTCTTCGTCTCGGTGACCGGGCAGTACGGGAACTTCGCGGAATACACGGAACACTCCGATACCGCGCGCGCGCTCGTCGCGGGGCTCGCCGCGCTTATCGCTCTTCTGCTCGCGGGCGCGGGATGGCTGCTCGCGCACAACTATTCCATTCTCGTGCGCGGACTCTCTTCCCATATGGACCGCGCGGCGAAGGGAGACCTGTCGATAAGCCTCCGGCCCACGTCGGACACCGAGCTCGCCTCGCTCGCGCTTTCGTTCAACACCCTCATCGGGGAAATGCGGGGACTCAAGGAGACACGCGACAGGGAACAGGCCACGGAGGAGACGGGGTCCGATACCGCGGGTTCCACGAACGGGACCGGTGAATCGTCGCAGGATGCCCCTGCCCGCACGGCCGGCGACGCGAACCGCGCGGGGATTTCCGCAGCGCCCGCGGGAGAGACCGATACCGCGGAAAAGCCCGGTGAACCGGAACCGAATACGCGCGAACAGGTTGCCTCTCCCGCTCCCGAGGAACCGCACCCCGATCCCTACGACGAGATATTCAAACACGGGGTCGCGCTCTTAAAAGAACAACGCACCGCGGACGCGATCGATATCTTTCGGGCCCTGATCGTCATGACCCCGTCGGGATTCGGGAGCCTTTTCAACCTGGGCGTCGCCTACGCACGGGCCCGCGAGTACGCGCTTTCCGCCTC